The following are from one region of the Harpia harpyja isolate bHarHar1 chromosome 4, bHarHar1 primary haplotype, whole genome shotgun sequence genome:
- the NBR1 gene encoding next to BRCA1 gene 1 protein isoform X1: MLGSSGRLTGLPLPPQERGMEPQVNLRVTCRGETQSFLVSDSAHTTWADVEAMVKVSFDLDNIQIKYIDEDDDEVSVNSKEEYEEALKIAVRQGNQLQMNVYEENSSLKETSYSCSLQLHEKTVTEKLTLTKDEKKPLLHYSMLAQGLEEDVKNEEELTIQQKLNHTRKGRTNENPPEWFTSYLETFREQVVKETVEKLEQKLYEKLVHHSQPPDFSETSITAAPPTSESQPGNGNQCDWLISCCNCQARIVGVRYQCSLCPAYNICEQCEAGTYAHDPNHVLLKLRRPVLCIAENYSLAEFSSRLPATLEQVRLQKQMDKRFLKAEKQRLRAEKKQRKAEVRELKKQLKLHRKINLWNSVHVLETNGSPALKSESLQPNTFLPRSPSQPFQAIVPTLSAVFVDENLPDGTHLQPGTKFIKHWRMKNTGNVEWSSDTKLKLMWGNLTLASSEKKDVLVPSLPSGQVGTVSVEFVAPNIEGTYTSHWRLSHRGEQFGPRIWCSIVVDPSPATDYLESNWKDSDSCQKDKASSTKQDASLKTEAGAQLMGEIMEQAEIPLPTIPLKIKNLPSEREFYIPSVDLLTAQDLLSFELLDINIVQELERVPHNTPVDMTPCMSPLPHDSPLLEKPGLGQIEEENEGSGFKPVPGMTEACFPADTCRVKVKAEHPLNQEEGEEDMSGTQFVCETVIRSLTLDAAPDHKPPQKKKILQNSLQTLQDTFSCSMINEESPRIKSNFTCKKEAKSHQSEAMTENDCGDLPLSDERPSPCSDTGNSDEEEDDDDKDDVQSEGSSASSEDYIIILPECFDTSRPLGESMYSSALSQPSLEKRGEPETGAENPEGGSQLQIHSVSDTLTTSQTLAIVPLTPETADTLPQTQRNLASLQNRIFQEPNISASENTSSTPHHQIREDIDEPGGEVSHGPGSSGFLTSKQKCSEYPRYPQGSSIAGELVKGALSVAASAYKALFAGPPIIQQQPAATEEHTATLLSSLCEMGFCDRQLNLRLLKKHNNNMVQVVTELLQITNSDWYSSRC; this comes from the exons ATGTTAGGATCGTCGGGCCGCCTGACAGGGCTTCCCTTGCCTCCTCAAGAGCGCGGCATGGAGCCGCAGGTGAACCTTCGTGTCACCTGCCGTGGGGAGACCCAAAGTTTCCTGGTGTCAGACTCGGCGCACACGACGTGGGCGGATGTGGAGGCCATG GTTAAAGTTTCATTTGACCTGGACAACATTCAGATCAAATACattgatgaagatgatgatgag GTCTCTGTGAATAGCAAAG agGAATATGAAGAAGCTCTGAAG ATTGCAGTTAGACAAGGAAATCAACTTCAGATGAATGTGTATGAAGAAAACTCTTCTCTGAAAGAAACTTCGTATTCTTGTTCTTTGCAACTACATGAAAAAACTGTGACAGAAAAGTTGACACTTACTAAAGATGAGAAGAAACCTCTTTTGCACTATTCCATGCTAGCTCAGGGATTAGAGGAAGACGTAAAAAATGAAGAGGAGCTCACAATTCAG caaaagTTAAATCACactagaaaaggaagaacaaatgaaaatccTCCAGAATGGTTTACTAGCTACTTGGAAACA ttcagggAACAAGTAGTTAAGGAAACTGTTGAGAAACTGGAGCAGAAGCTCTATGAGAAGCTTGTTCATCACAGTCAGCCTCCAGATTTTTCTGAGACCTCTATTACAGCAGCACCTCCAACTTCAGAGAGCCAACCAGGGAATGGCAACCAGTGTGACTGGCTGATCTCCTGCTGCAACTGCCAGGCCCGAATTGTTGGAGTTCGCTACCAGTGCAG cctTTGTCCAGCGTACAATATCTGTGAACAGTGTGAAGCAGGAACATATGCACATGATCCTAACCATGTCTTGTTAAAGCTGCGAAGACCTGTACTATGTATTGCTGAGAATTACAGCCTTGCAGAGTTTTCATCTCGCCTGCCTGCTACTCTGGAGCAAGTTAG GCTCCAGAAGCAGATGGACAAAAgatttctgaaggcagaaaagcaaagattGCGAGCAGAGAAGAAACAGCGGAAGGCGGAGGTCCGAGAGCtcaaaaagcagctaaaattGCACAGGAAAATTAATCTGTGGAACTCGGTCCATGTATTGGAAACTAATGGCTCACCTGCTCTGAAATCTGAGAGTCTCCAACCTAATACCTTCCT TCCCAGGAGTCCTAGTCAACCCTTCCAAGCAATTGTCCCAACACTTAGTGCGGTGTTTGTGGATGAGAATTTGCCAGATGGGACTCACTTGCAACCAGGAACAAAGTTTATCAAACACTGGCGGATGAAGAATACTGGCAATGTGGAATGGAGCTCAGACACAAAG CTGAAACTTATGTGGGGAAATCTGACCTTggcatcttctgaaaaaaaagatgtgttagTGCCATCTCTTCCATCTGGACAAGTAGGAACCGTTTCAGTTGAGTTTGTAGCTCCTAATATAGAAGGAACTTACACCTCTCACTGGAGACTGTCCCACAGAGGGGAACAGTTTGGGCCCAGGATCTGGTGCAGTATTGTTGTGGATCCCTCCCCAGCTACTGACTATCTAGAAAGCAACTGGAAGGATTCTGACTCCTGTCAGAAGGATAAAGCTTCCAGCACCAAACAG gaTGCTTCCTTAAAGACAGAAGCAGGTGCTCAACTGATGGGTGAAATCATGGAGCAGGCTGAAATACCTCTGCCAACTATTCCTTTAAAGATCAAAAATCTGCCAAGTGAGAGAGAATTTTATATCCCATCAGTTGATCTCCTCACTGCACAG GATTTGCTGTCCTTTGAGCTGTTGGACATTAATATTGTGCAGGAATTGGAGCGAGTGCCACACAATACTCCTGTTG acatgactccctgcatgtcccctttgCCACATGATAGCCCCTTGCTGGAGAAACCTGGCTTAGGTCAGATAGAGGAGGAGAATGAGGGGAGTGGATTTAAACCAGTGCCTG GAATGACAGaagcctgctttcctgcagatacCTGCAGAGTGAAAGTGAAAGCTGAACATCCATTGAaccaggaggaaggggaagaagataTGAGTGGGACTCAGTTTGTCTGTGAAACTGTAATTCGCTCTCTAACCCTGGATGCTGCACCTGACCATAAGcccccacaaaaaaagaaaatcctccaGA ACTCTTTACAAACATTGCAAGACACCTTCAGTTGCAGTATGATAAATGAAGAATCTCCTagaataaaaagtaatttcacttgcaaaaaggaagcaaagagtCATCAGTCAGAGGCAATGACAGAAAATGACTGTG ggGACCTTCCACTGTCTGATGAGAGACCAAGCCCCTGTAGTGATACTGGCAATTCtgatgaggaggaagatgatgatgataaagATGATGTTCAAAGTGAAGGCTCCTCTGCTTCGTCAGAAGATTATATCATTATTCTCCCTGAGTGTTTTGACACCAGTCGTCCTTTAGGGGAGTCTATGTATAGTTCAGCTCTTTCTCAGCCCAGtttggagaagagaggagaaccTGAAACAGGAGCAGAGAATCCAGAAGGGGGAAGCCAGCTGCAGATCCACAGTGTCAGTGATACTTTGACAACTTCACAGACACTGGCTATAGTACCGCTAACCCCAGAGACTGCGGACACCTTACCCCAGACACAAAG GAATCTTGCATCTCTTCAGAATCGTATCTTTCAAGAACCAAACATATCGGCATCGGAGAATACCTCTTCCACTCCTCATCATCAAATAAGAGAAGATATTGACG aACCTGGTGGTGAAGTCAGTCATGGACCAGGATCTTCTGGATTTCTAACTAGTAAACAGAAGTGCTCAGAATACCCAAG ATACCCTCAAGGAAGCAGCATTGCAGGAGAACTAGTTAAAGGAGCTTTGTCAGTTGCTGCTTCTGCCTACAAAGCATTATTTGCTGGACCACCCATTATACAACAG cagcctGCAGCTACAGAAGAGCACACTGCCACTCTTCTATCCAGTCTGTGTGAGATGGGATTCTGTGACAGGCAGTTAAACCTGCGACTGCTGAAGAAACACAACAATAATATGGTTCAAGTGGTAACTGAATTGCTTCAGATCACTAACAGTGACTGGTACAGCAGTAGATGCTGA
- the NBR1 gene encoding next to BRCA1 gene 1 protein isoform X8, giving the protein MLGSSGRLTGLPLPPQERGMEPQVNLRVTCRGETQSFLVSDSAHTTWADVEAMVKVSFDLDNIQIKYIDEDDDEVSVNSKEEYEEALKQKLNHTRKGRTNENPPEWFTSYLETFREQVVKETVEKLEQKLYEKLVHHSQPPDFSETSITAAPPTSESQPGNGNQCDWLISCCNCQARIVGVRYQCSLCPAYNICEQCEAGTYAHDPNHVLLKLRRPVLCIAENYSLAEFSSRLPATLEQVRLQKQMDKRFLKAEKQRLRAEKKQRKAEVRELKKQLKLHRKINLWNSVHVLETNGSPALKSESLQPNTFLPRSPSQPFQAIVPTLSAVFVDENLPDGTHLQPGTKFIKHWRMKNTGNVEWSSDTKLKLMWGNLTLASSEKKDVLVPSLPSGQVGTVSVEFVAPNIEGTYTSHWRLSHRGEQFGPRIWCSIVVDPSPATDYLESNWKDSDSCQKDKASSTKQDASLKTEAGAQLMGEIMEQAEIPLPTIPLKIKNLPSEREFYIPSVDLLTAQDLLSFELLDINIVQELERVPHNTPVDMTPCMSPLPHDSPLLEKPGLGQIEEENEGSGFKPVPGMTEACFPADTCRVKVKAEHPLNQEEGEEDMSGTQFVCETVIRSLTLDAAPDHKPPQKKKILQNSLQTLQDTFSCSMINEESPRIKSNFTCKKEAKSHQSEAMTENDCGDLPLSDERPSPCSDTGNSDEEEDDDDKDDVQSEGSSASSEDYIIILPECFDTSRPLGESMYSSALSQPSLEKRGEPETGAENPEGGSQLQIHSVSDTLTTSQTLAIVPLTPETADTLPQTQRNLASLQNRIFQEPNISASENTSSTPHHQIREDIDEPGGEVSHGPGSSGFLTSKQKCSEYPRYPQGSSIAGELVKGALSVAASAYKALFAGPPIIQQQPAATEEHTATLLSSLCEMGFCDRQLNLRLLKKHNNNMVQVVTELLQITNSDWYSSRC; this is encoded by the exons ATGTTAGGATCGTCGGGCCGCCTGACAGGGCTTCCCTTGCCTCCTCAAGAGCGCGGCATGGAGCCGCAGGTGAACCTTCGTGTCACCTGCCGTGGGGAGACCCAAAGTTTCCTGGTGTCAGACTCGGCGCACACGACGTGGGCGGATGTGGAGGCCATG GTTAAAGTTTCATTTGACCTGGACAACATTCAGATCAAATACattgatgaagatgatgatgag GTCTCTGTGAATAGCAAAG agGAATATGAAGAAGCTCTGAAG caaaagTTAAATCACactagaaaaggaagaacaaatgaaaatccTCCAGAATGGTTTACTAGCTACTTGGAAACA ttcagggAACAAGTAGTTAAGGAAACTGTTGAGAAACTGGAGCAGAAGCTCTATGAGAAGCTTGTTCATCACAGTCAGCCTCCAGATTTTTCTGAGACCTCTATTACAGCAGCACCTCCAACTTCAGAGAGCCAACCAGGGAATGGCAACCAGTGTGACTGGCTGATCTCCTGCTGCAACTGCCAGGCCCGAATTGTTGGAGTTCGCTACCAGTGCAG cctTTGTCCAGCGTACAATATCTGTGAACAGTGTGAAGCAGGAACATATGCACATGATCCTAACCATGTCTTGTTAAAGCTGCGAAGACCTGTACTATGTATTGCTGAGAATTACAGCCTTGCAGAGTTTTCATCTCGCCTGCCTGCTACTCTGGAGCAAGTTAG GCTCCAGAAGCAGATGGACAAAAgatttctgaaggcagaaaagcaaagattGCGAGCAGAGAAGAAACAGCGGAAGGCGGAGGTCCGAGAGCtcaaaaagcagctaaaattGCACAGGAAAATTAATCTGTGGAACTCGGTCCATGTATTGGAAACTAATGGCTCACCTGCTCTGAAATCTGAGAGTCTCCAACCTAATACCTTCCT TCCCAGGAGTCCTAGTCAACCCTTCCAAGCAATTGTCCCAACACTTAGTGCGGTGTTTGTGGATGAGAATTTGCCAGATGGGACTCACTTGCAACCAGGAACAAAGTTTATCAAACACTGGCGGATGAAGAATACTGGCAATGTGGAATGGAGCTCAGACACAAAG CTGAAACTTATGTGGGGAAATCTGACCTTggcatcttctgaaaaaaaagatgtgttagTGCCATCTCTTCCATCTGGACAAGTAGGAACCGTTTCAGTTGAGTTTGTAGCTCCTAATATAGAAGGAACTTACACCTCTCACTGGAGACTGTCCCACAGAGGGGAACAGTTTGGGCCCAGGATCTGGTGCAGTATTGTTGTGGATCCCTCCCCAGCTACTGACTATCTAGAAAGCAACTGGAAGGATTCTGACTCCTGTCAGAAGGATAAAGCTTCCAGCACCAAACAG gaTGCTTCCTTAAAGACAGAAGCAGGTGCTCAACTGATGGGTGAAATCATGGAGCAGGCTGAAATACCTCTGCCAACTATTCCTTTAAAGATCAAAAATCTGCCAAGTGAGAGAGAATTTTATATCCCATCAGTTGATCTCCTCACTGCACAG GATTTGCTGTCCTTTGAGCTGTTGGACATTAATATTGTGCAGGAATTGGAGCGAGTGCCACACAATACTCCTGTTG acatgactccctgcatgtcccctttgCCACATGATAGCCCCTTGCTGGAGAAACCTGGCTTAGGTCAGATAGAGGAGGAGAATGAGGGGAGTGGATTTAAACCAGTGCCTG GAATGACAGaagcctgctttcctgcagatacCTGCAGAGTGAAAGTGAAAGCTGAACATCCATTGAaccaggaggaaggggaagaagataTGAGTGGGACTCAGTTTGTCTGTGAAACTGTAATTCGCTCTCTAACCCTGGATGCTGCACCTGACCATAAGcccccacaaaaaaagaaaatcctccaGA ACTCTTTACAAACATTGCAAGACACCTTCAGTTGCAGTATGATAAATGAAGAATCTCCTagaataaaaagtaatttcacttgcaaaaaggaagcaaagagtCATCAGTCAGAGGCAATGACAGAAAATGACTGTG ggGACCTTCCACTGTCTGATGAGAGACCAAGCCCCTGTAGTGATACTGGCAATTCtgatgaggaggaagatgatgatgataaagATGATGTTCAAAGTGAAGGCTCCTCTGCTTCGTCAGAAGATTATATCATTATTCTCCCTGAGTGTTTTGACACCAGTCGTCCTTTAGGGGAGTCTATGTATAGTTCAGCTCTTTCTCAGCCCAGtttggagaagagaggagaaccTGAAACAGGAGCAGAGAATCCAGAAGGGGGAAGCCAGCTGCAGATCCACAGTGTCAGTGATACTTTGACAACTTCACAGACACTGGCTATAGTACCGCTAACCCCAGAGACTGCGGACACCTTACCCCAGACACAAAG GAATCTTGCATCTCTTCAGAATCGTATCTTTCAAGAACCAAACATATCGGCATCGGAGAATACCTCTTCCACTCCTCATCATCAAATAAGAGAAGATATTGACG aACCTGGTGGTGAAGTCAGTCATGGACCAGGATCTTCTGGATTTCTAACTAGTAAACAGAAGTGCTCAGAATACCCAAG ATACCCTCAAGGAAGCAGCATTGCAGGAGAACTAGTTAAAGGAGCTTTGTCAGTTGCTGCTTCTGCCTACAAAGCATTATTTGCTGGACCACCCATTATACAACAG cagcctGCAGCTACAGAAGAGCACACTGCCACTCTTCTATCCAGTCTGTGTGAGATGGGATTCTGTGACAGGCAGTTAAACCTGCGACTGCTGAAGAAACACAACAATAATATGGTTCAAGTGGTAACTGAATTGCTTCAGATCACTAACAGTGACTGGTACAGCAGTAGATGCTGA
- the NBR1 gene encoding next to BRCA1 gene 1 protein isoform X7, with translation MLGSSGRLTGLPLPPQERGMEPQVNLRVTCRGETQSFLVSDSAHTTWADVEAMVKVSFDLDNIQIKYIDEDDDEVSVNSKEEYEEALKIAVRQGNQLQMNVYEENSSLKETSYSCSLQLHEKTVTEKLTLTKDEKKPLLHYSMLAQGLEEDVKNEEELTIQQKLNHTRKGRTNENPPEWFTSYLETFREQVVKETVEKLEQKLYEKLVHHSQPPDFSETSITAAPPTSESQPGNGNQCDWLISCCNCQARIVGVRYQCSLCPAYNICEQCEAGTYAHDPNHVLLKLRRPVLCIAENYSLAEFSSRLPATLEQVRLQKQMDKRFLKAEKQRLRAEKKQRKAEVRELKKQLKLHRKINLWNSVHVLETNGSPALKSESLQPNTFLPRSPSQPFQAIVPTLSAVFVDENLPDGTHLQPGTKFIKHWRMKNTGNVEWSSDTKLKLMWGNLTLASSEKKDVLVPSLPSGQVGTVSVEFVAPNIEGTYTSHWRLSHRGEQFGPRIWCSIVVDPSPATDYLESNWKDSDSCQKDKASSTKQDASLKTEAGAQLMGEIMEQAEIPLPTIPLKIKNLPSEREFYIPSVDLLTAQDLLSFELLDINIVQELERVPHNTPVDMTPCMSPLPHDSPLLEKPGLGQIEEENEGSGFKPVPDTCRVKVKAEHPLNQEEGEEDMSGTQFVCETVIRSLTLDAAPDHKPPQKKKILQRDLPLSDERPSPCSDTGNSDEEEDDDDKDDVQSEGSSASSEDYIIILPECFDTSRPLGESMYSSALSQPSLEKRGEPETGAENPEGGSQLQIHSVSDTLTTSQTLAIVPLTPETADTLPQTQRNLASLQNRIFQEPNISASENTSSTPHHQIREDIDEPGGEVSHGPGSSGFLTSKQKCSEYPRYPQGSSIAGELVKGALSVAASAYKALFAGPPIIQQPAATEEHTATLLSSLCEMGFCDRQLNLRLLKKHNNNMVQVVTELLQITNSDWYSSRC, from the exons ATGTTAGGATCGTCGGGCCGCCTGACAGGGCTTCCCTTGCCTCCTCAAGAGCGCGGCATGGAGCCGCAGGTGAACCTTCGTGTCACCTGCCGTGGGGAGACCCAAAGTTTCCTGGTGTCAGACTCGGCGCACACGACGTGGGCGGATGTGGAGGCCATG GTTAAAGTTTCATTTGACCTGGACAACATTCAGATCAAATACattgatgaagatgatgatgag GTCTCTGTGAATAGCAAAG agGAATATGAAGAAGCTCTGAAG ATTGCAGTTAGACAAGGAAATCAACTTCAGATGAATGTGTATGAAGAAAACTCTTCTCTGAAAGAAACTTCGTATTCTTGTTCTTTGCAACTACATGAAAAAACTGTGACAGAAAAGTTGACACTTACTAAAGATGAGAAGAAACCTCTTTTGCACTATTCCATGCTAGCTCAGGGATTAGAGGAAGACGTAAAAAATGAAGAGGAGCTCACAATTCAG caaaagTTAAATCACactagaaaaggaagaacaaatgaaaatccTCCAGAATGGTTTACTAGCTACTTGGAAACA ttcagggAACAAGTAGTTAAGGAAACTGTTGAGAAACTGGAGCAGAAGCTCTATGAGAAGCTTGTTCATCACAGTCAGCCTCCAGATTTTTCTGAGACCTCTATTACAGCAGCACCTCCAACTTCAGAGAGCCAACCAGGGAATGGCAACCAGTGTGACTGGCTGATCTCCTGCTGCAACTGCCAGGCCCGAATTGTTGGAGTTCGCTACCAGTGCAG cctTTGTCCAGCGTACAATATCTGTGAACAGTGTGAAGCAGGAACATATGCACATGATCCTAACCATGTCTTGTTAAAGCTGCGAAGACCTGTACTATGTATTGCTGAGAATTACAGCCTTGCAGAGTTTTCATCTCGCCTGCCTGCTACTCTGGAGCAAGTTAG GCTCCAGAAGCAGATGGACAAAAgatttctgaaggcagaaaagcaaagattGCGAGCAGAGAAGAAACAGCGGAAGGCGGAGGTCCGAGAGCtcaaaaagcagctaaaattGCACAGGAAAATTAATCTGTGGAACTCGGTCCATGTATTGGAAACTAATGGCTCACCTGCTCTGAAATCTGAGAGTCTCCAACCTAATACCTTCCT TCCCAGGAGTCCTAGTCAACCCTTCCAAGCAATTGTCCCAACACTTAGTGCGGTGTTTGTGGATGAGAATTTGCCAGATGGGACTCACTTGCAACCAGGAACAAAGTTTATCAAACACTGGCGGATGAAGAATACTGGCAATGTGGAATGGAGCTCAGACACAAAG CTGAAACTTATGTGGGGAAATCTGACCTTggcatcttctgaaaaaaaagatgtgttagTGCCATCTCTTCCATCTGGACAAGTAGGAACCGTTTCAGTTGAGTTTGTAGCTCCTAATATAGAAGGAACTTACACCTCTCACTGGAGACTGTCCCACAGAGGGGAACAGTTTGGGCCCAGGATCTGGTGCAGTATTGTTGTGGATCCCTCCCCAGCTACTGACTATCTAGAAAGCAACTGGAAGGATTCTGACTCCTGTCAGAAGGATAAAGCTTCCAGCACCAAACAG gaTGCTTCCTTAAAGACAGAAGCAGGTGCTCAACTGATGGGTGAAATCATGGAGCAGGCTGAAATACCTCTGCCAACTATTCCTTTAAAGATCAAAAATCTGCCAAGTGAGAGAGAATTTTATATCCCATCAGTTGATCTCCTCACTGCACAG GATTTGCTGTCCTTTGAGCTGTTGGACATTAATATTGTGCAGGAATTGGAGCGAGTGCCACACAATACTCCTGTTG acatgactccctgcatgtcccctttgCCACATGATAGCCCCTTGCTGGAGAAACCTGGCTTAGGTCAGATAGAGGAGGAGAATGAGGGGAGTGGATTTAAACCAGTGCCTG atacCTGCAGAGTGAAAGTGAAAGCTGAACATCCATTGAaccaggaggaaggggaagaagataTGAGTGGGACTCAGTTTGTCTGTGAAACTGTAATTCGCTCTCTAACCCTGGATGCTGCACCTGACCATAAGcccccacaaaaaaagaaaatcctccaGA ggGACCTTCCACTGTCTGATGAGAGACCAAGCCCCTGTAGTGATACTGGCAATTCtgatgaggaggaagatgatgatgataaagATGATGTTCAAAGTGAAGGCTCCTCTGCTTCGTCAGAAGATTATATCATTATTCTCCCTGAGTGTTTTGACACCAGTCGTCCTTTAGGGGAGTCTATGTATAGTTCAGCTCTTTCTCAGCCCAGtttggagaagagaggagaaccTGAAACAGGAGCAGAGAATCCAGAAGGGGGAAGCCAGCTGCAGATCCACAGTGTCAGTGATACTTTGACAACTTCACAGACACTGGCTATAGTACCGCTAACCCCAGAGACTGCGGACACCTTACCCCAGACACAAAG GAATCTTGCATCTCTTCAGAATCGTATCTTTCAAGAACCAAACATATCGGCATCGGAGAATACCTCTTCCACTCCTCATCATCAAATAAGAGAAGATATTGACG aACCTGGTGGTGAAGTCAGTCATGGACCAGGATCTTCTGGATTTCTAACTAGTAAACAGAAGTGCTCAGAATACCCAAG ATACCCTCAAGGAAGCAGCATTGCAGGAGAACTAGTTAAAGGAGCTTTGTCAGTTGCTGCTTCTGCCTACAAAGCATTATTTGCTGGACCACCCATTATACAACAG cctGCAGCTACAGAAGAGCACACTGCCACTCTTCTATCCAGTCTGTGTGAGATGGGATTCTGTGACAGGCAGTTAAACCTGCGACTGCTGAAGAAACACAACAATAATATGGTTCAAGTGGTAACTGAATTGCTTCAGATCACTAACAGTGACTGGTACAGCAGTAGATGCTGA